In a single window of the Nilaparvata lugens isolate BPH chromosome 1, ASM1435652v1, whole genome shotgun sequence genome:
- the LOC111043586 gene encoding LOW QUALITY PROTEIN: DDB1- and CUL4-associated factor 13-like (The sequence of the model RefSeq protein was modified relative to this genomic sequence to represent the inferred CDS: inserted 1 base in 1 codon): protein MKVKVISRNPDHYLRETRKDLHRVPRNYDPNLHPFEANREYVRALNAVKLERVFAKPFVGNLDGHRDGVSCIGKHPKSLSILGSGSYDGEVRIWNLSQRSCQKQLKGHEGYVRGLSFNCDGSNLITVGDDKTVKFWNTSATASKDESPVNTVISKTSITGITHHVSDPKYATCGEVCQLWEESRSEPIRSFRWGFDSVHNIAFNPIESNVLGTCGNDRSIVIYDIRKTGPVRKVVMTMKCNQLCWNPMEAFIFTCASEDFNLYTYDSRYLRSPMIVHKDHVSAVTSIDYAPTGRQFVSGSYDKSIRMYNNDKVHSHEIYHTKRMQHVTFVQWSLDNKYIISASDEMNIRIWKAKASEKLGVLNRRERAALEYNEALKXEYENHPQIRRIARHRQIPGHIHKAQNEMQIQKQKTLRKEVNRRQHSKPGTVPFVPDKHASVIEEQE from the exons atgaaggTTAAAGTAATTTCTCGCAACCCAGATCATTACTTGAGAGAAACCAGAAAAGATCTCCATCGAG TTCCGAGAAACTATGATCCCAACTTACATCCGTTTGAAGCCAACAGAGAATACGTCAGAGCCCTGAATGCTGTGAAGTTGGAACGGGTCTTCGCCAAACCATTCGTTGGTAACTTGGATGGTCATAGGGACGGAGTATCCTGCATTGGGAAACACCCTAAGTCTTTATCTATACTTGGTAGTGGATCCTATGATGGAGAA GTACGTATATGGAATCTGTCTCAAAGAAGTTGTCAGAAACAATTGAAGGGACATGAAGGATACGTAAGAGGTCTATCTTTTAATTGTGATGGAAGTAATCTTATCACAGTAGGTGACGATAAAACTGTTAAATTCTGGAATACCAGCGCTACAGCTTCAAAAGATGAATCTCCTGTCAACACTGTTATCAGCAAg ACATCTATAACAGGGATTACTCATCATGTTAGTGATCCGAAGTATGCAACTTGTGGAGAGGTGTGCCAGTTATGGGAGGAGTCTCGAAGTGAGCCAATAAGAAGCTTTCGCTGGGGATTCGATTCGGTTCATAACATAGCCTTCAATCCTATTGAGTCAAATGTTCTTG GTACATGTGGTAACGATCGTAGTATTGTGATTTATGACATAAGGAAGACTGGACCTGTTAGGAAAGTGGTTATGACTATGAAATGCAATCAGTTGTGCTGGAATCCAATGGAAGCGTTCATATTCACATGTGCCAGTGAAGACTTCAA CTTGTACACTTACGATTCACGATATCTGAGATCACCGATGATTGTGCATAAAGACCATGTATCGGCTGTCACTTCGATTGATTATGCTCCCACTGGCCGTCAATTCGTTTCTGGAAGCTATGATAAATCAATCCGAATGTATAATAATGATAAG GTTCATTCTCATGAAATCTATCATACAAAACGTATGCAGCATGTAACCTTCGTCCAATGGTCTTTGGATAATAAGTATATTATTAGCGCTTCTGACGAAATGAACATTCGAATTTGGAAAGCAAAGGCTTCTGAAAAACTTGGCGTG CTCAATCGCAGAGAAAGAGCAGCTCTTGAATATAATGAAGCtttga aagaatatgaaaatCACCCTCAAATCAGAAGAATTGCTAGACACAGACAAATTCCCGGCCATATTCACAAAGCTCAGAATGAGATGCAAATACAGAAGCAGAAGACGCTGAGAAA GGAAGTGAACAGACGACAACATTCAAAACCGGGAACAGTGCCTTTTGTACCAGACAAGCATGCCAGTGTGATCGAAGAGCAAGAATAA
- the LOC111043587 gene encoding transmembrane protease serine 9-like isoform X2 has product MTLLHLFLFFMSIFLPSCFGSEQGPVARNAAKLQTCGQLTDSANKVSRIIGGTVANTFPPWYVALVKPETRYAPNYSVACGAALITSKHVVTAGHCYLSPIPHKDDLVVVINLTNRCKRDGTILETADLKIHEHYHGMDFIPKNDIALIYLKEEVSNMPVCLPSKGRYAGYTGQIFGFGSTVARSIYPCKMMYSDVNIIPKKDCVKGMTLEMAQKTICAGHLNGRKDACDGDSGGPLIVQNKNNGAYELIGIVSYGDGCGRANNPGIYTDVTKRGFLPWVLKHIGDAKPSGSADNVVSHPTKPEKPTLDNSPSFAGIDYKPPPETRPTGVNGGVCRPHRPLHIFSFRPSLINLDFDDWMDLLI; this is encoded by the exons ATGACTCTACTTCatctattcttattttttatgtcAATTTTCTTGCCTTCATGTTTTG GCTCGGAGCAGGGACCTGTTGCAAGGAATGCAGCCAAGTTACAGACATGCGGTCAACTCACAGACTCGGCCAATAAAGTGTCAAGAATAATTGGTGGCACTGTTGCTAATACCTTTCCCCCCTGGTATGTGGCATTGGTGAAGCCAGAAACGCGTTATGCTCCCAACTATAGTGTGGCCTGCGGCGCTGCTCTCATCACATCCAAACATGTAGTAACTGCCGGTCACTGCTACCTTTCTCCAAT tcCACATAAAGATGATCTCGTGGTCGTTATAAACTTGACGAATAGATGTAAAAGAGATGGAACAATTCTAGAGACAGctgatttgaaaattcatgagcATTATCATGGAATGGATTTTATACCTAAGAATGATATCGCATTGATCTATTTGAAGGAAGAAGTATCCAACATGCCTGTTTGTCTTCCTTCCAAAG GTCGGTATGCCGGATATACAGGTCAAATCTTTGGATTCGGTTCAACCGTGGCGAGATCAATTTATCCCTGTAAAATGATGTATTCTGATGTGAATATAATACCTAAAAAAGATTGTGTTAAAGGCATGACACTGGAAATGGCACAAAAAACAATATGTGCAGGACATTTGAATGGTCGGAAAGACGCCTGCGAT GGCGATAGTGGTGGTCCTCTTATAgtccaaaataaaaataatggagCATATGAATTGATTG GTATCGTTTCTTACGGTGATGGCTGTGGCCGAGCGAATAACCCTGGAATCTACACCGATGTAACGAAGCGCGGATTCCTGCCATGGGTGTTGAAGCACATAGGAGATGCCAAGCCATCAGGCAGTGCTGACAACGTTGTCAGTCATCCAACCAAGCCGGAAAAGCCAACTCTCGACAATTCACCGTCTTTTGCGGGCATTGACTACAAGCCACCTCCTGAAACACGACCTACTGG TGTGAATGGAGGCGTGTGCCGACCTCATCGGCCCCTCCACATATTCAGCTTCCGACCTTCACTCATCAACTTGGACTTCGATGATTGGATGGACTTGCTTATATGA
- the LOC111043587 gene encoding venom protease-like isoform X1, producing the protein MTLLHLFLFFMSIFLPSCFGSEQGPVARNAAKLQTCGQLTDSANKVSRIIGGTVANTFPPWYVALVKPETRYAPNYSVACGAALITSKHVVTAGHCYLSPIPHKDDLVVVINLTNRCKRDGTILETADLKIHEHYHGMDFIPKNDIALIYLKEEVSNMPVCLPSKGRYAGYTGQIFGFGSTVARSIYPCKMMYSDVNIIPKKDCVKGMTLEMAQKTICAGHLNGRKDACDGDSGGPLIVQNKNNGAYELIGIVSYGDGCGRANNPGIYTDVTKRGFLPWVLKHIGDAKPSGSADNVVSHPTKPEKPTLDNSPSFAGIDYKPPPETRPTGAAMADQMTPHPNMDAQQSRREMQAAFQAACYRQKAAGMDFRM; encoded by the exons ATGACTCTACTTCatctattcttattttttatgtcAATTTTCTTGCCTTCATGTTTTG GCTCGGAGCAGGGACCTGTTGCAAGGAATGCAGCCAAGTTACAGACATGCGGTCAACTCACAGACTCGGCCAATAAAGTGTCAAGAATAATTGGTGGCACTGTTGCTAATACCTTTCCCCCCTGGTATGTGGCATTGGTGAAGCCAGAAACGCGTTATGCTCCCAACTATAGTGTGGCCTGCGGCGCTGCTCTCATCACATCCAAACATGTAGTAACTGCCGGTCACTGCTACCTTTCTCCAAT tcCACATAAAGATGATCTCGTGGTCGTTATAAACTTGACGAATAGATGTAAAAGAGATGGAACAATTCTAGAGACAGctgatttgaaaattcatgagcATTATCATGGAATGGATTTTATACCTAAGAATGATATCGCATTGATCTATTTGAAGGAAGAAGTATCCAACATGCCTGTTTGTCTTCCTTCCAAAG GTCGGTATGCCGGATATACAGGTCAAATCTTTGGATTCGGTTCAACCGTGGCGAGATCAATTTATCCCTGTAAAATGATGTATTCTGATGTGAATATAATACCTAAAAAAGATTGTGTTAAAGGCATGACACTGGAAATGGCACAAAAAACAATATGTGCAGGACATTTGAATGGTCGGAAAGACGCCTGCGAT GGCGATAGTGGTGGTCCTCTTATAgtccaaaataaaaataatggagCATATGAATTGATTG GTATCGTTTCTTACGGTGATGGCTGTGGCCGAGCGAATAACCCTGGAATCTACACCGATGTAACGAAGCGCGGATTCCTGCCATGGGTGTTGAAGCACATAGGAGATGCCAAGCCATCAGGCAGTGCTGACAACGTTGTCAGTCATCCAACCAAGCCGGAAAAGCCAACTCTCGACAATTCACCGTCTTTTGCGGGCATTGACTACAAGCCACCTCCTGAAACACGACCTACTGG AGCAGCAATGGCTGATCAGATGACGCCTCATCCTAATATGGATGCTCAACAATCTCGTAGAGAGATGCAGGCCGCTTTTCAAGCTGCCTGTTATCGGCAAAAAGCTGCTGGAATGGATTTCCGGATGTGA